CTTCGATCTCGCCGTCCTTCATCATGCGGCTCATCGGGCCGAGATTGGCGGTGTTCTCGGTCAGCGCCGGCGGTGCGGTGGAGGAACCCATGCCCTGCACCTGGATGTTGACGTTCGGGTAGGCGCGCTTGAACTCCTCGGCCCACAGGGTCATGAGGTTGTTCAGCGTGTCGGATCCGACCGACGACAGGTTGCCGGAGACGCCGGCGGCCTTTTCGTAAGCCGGCAGGTTCGGATCGACACGACCCTCGTCACCCGCAGTGGCCAGCGGCGCACTGGTCAGTGCAGCGAGGCCGAAAATCATTGCAGTTTGCTTCAACATGTCTTTACCCCTTTGGGACCTGGTTGCTGTTGCTTGGTTGTCGGGGAGAACTTTGCCGGAGGCAGATGACAGTTTGATGACAGTACGATGAAGCCTGCGTAACAGCCTGGGCGCTGCCAGGTGTCAGTCCAGCACGCGGCTGGCAGGGAACAGGCAGCTGAAGCGACTGCCCTTGCCCGGCGTCGAGCCGATATCGAGCTCCGCCCCGTGCCGCTGCAGCACGTGCTTGACGATCGCCAGCCCGAGCCCGGTGCCACCGCGATCGCGGTCGCGTCCCTCGTCCACCCGGTAGAAGCGCTCGGTGAGCCGTGGCAGGTGCTCGCGGGCAATGCCGATACCCGTATCACTGACGTCCACCCGGCCCCTGCCCGCGTCGACCGACCAGCGCACGGTGACCTTCCCGTCCTCCGGCGTATAGCGGGCCGCGTTGAACAGCAGGTTGGAAAACGCACTGAACAGCTCGTCCCTGCTGCCACGCAGGCTGGCATCCGACTGCAGTTCCAGCGAGATGTCCTGCGGGGCGCCCGGCAGCAGCCTGGCCTGTGCCACCAGCGATTCCAGCAGCTCGCCCACCGCGACCCTCTCGTTCTCCATCGCTTCGCCCGCAGTCTCCAGGCGCGACAGGTGCAGCAAGCCCTCGACTATCTGGGCCATGCGTTCCGCCTGGCGTGACATCTCCTGCAGCGGTTGCTGCCATTCGTCCTGCAGGGAGGGCTCGTCCTGCATGGCTTCGATGTAGCCACGCATCACGGTCAGCGGGGTGCGCAGTTCGTGCGAGGCATTGGCGACAAATTGCTGGCGTACCTGTTCGAGCCGATGCAGGCGGGTGATGTCGCGGATCAGCATCAGCCGCTGGCCGTCCCCGTAGGCTGAAATCTGCAGGGACAACTGCTGCTCGTCATCCAGCGGCGACGGCAGTTCCAGCGATCGGGAAAAGTCGCCTTCGACCAGGTAGCGAACGAACAGTGGATTGCGCAGCAGGTTCGCCACCCGCTGCCCGACGTCCTGGCCGGGATCCAGCCCCAGCAGGCGGGCAGCGGCATCGTTCAACCAGAGGATCTGCCAGCTGCGATTCAGCAGCACGGCGCCATCCGGCATCGCGGAGGTGGAATCACGGAATGCGCGTATCAGGCGGGCGATGCGTTGCTTGCGACGACGATTCTTGCGGAAGTGACGATACAGCTGGTAGAAGACATCGCCCCAGATCCCGGCCGCCTCGGGCGGCATGGCCCGGCGATCATGGATCAGCCAGTGCTCCAACCGGAACAGCCAGAAAAGCATCCAGCCCAGGTACAGCAGCAGGGCCAGCAGCAGGCCGGCCAGTGCCGAGCCATACATGGCTCCCAGCACCAGGCCCGCCAGCAACAGGCCGGCAAGGCGAAACAGTTCCCTGACCCTGCTTTCCTGCATGTGGCGTCCTCAAGAATGATTCATGGCTGGCGAGAGCGTGCCGGGCTCACTCCACCGAGAAACGATAGCCTGCGCCGCGAACCGTCTGGATGTATTCATGGCAGCCGGACGGCGTCAGCGCCTTGCGCAGGCGACGGATGTGCACATCCACGGTGCGCTCCTCGACATAGACATTGCCGCCCCAGACCCGGTCCAGCAGCTGGCTGCGACTGTAGACACGACCGACGTGCCCGAGGAAGAAGCGCAACAACTTGAACTCGGTGGGACCGAGCTCGACCGCCTCGCCATCGGCGCTGACCCGGTGACTGGCCACGTTCATGGAAAGTTTTCCGGCTGCCAGGACGTCGGCGTCGCCTTCCGGCGACACGCGCCGCAGCACGGCCTTGATGCGCGCCACCAGTTCACGTGCGGAAAACGGCTTGGTGATGTAGTCATCCACACCGCTTTCCAGGCCGCGAACCTTGTCATCTTCTTCCGCGCGAGCGGTCAGCATGATGATCGGGATCTCGCGCGTCAGCTCGTCACGCTTCAATGAGCGCGCAAACTCGATGCCGCTGATGTCGGGCAGCATCCAATCAAGCAGGATCAGGTCAGGCAGATGTTCTGCAATGCGCTGGCGCCCTTCCGCACATTCCGCCGCCTCGCTGACCGCGAAGCCCGCCTTGCGCAGGCTGAAGCCCACCATTTCACGAATGGCGGCTTCATCCTCGACTACCAGTATGATCTTTTCGCTCATCGGGACCCTTGCCAGTCAAACCCGCAAAGCATTACAGCATCCGAACATGACAGTTTGGTGACAGCCCTGCCAGTCCTGTCAGGCTTTCTTCCACGCGACTTCATCGCGCAGGTAAACCGGGATTCCCTCTTCCACGGGAACCGCCGCCACGAATCGGCTGCAGGCAATGACATGCTGCGCATCAGGCCGGATGGCGTCCATGGCCGGGCCCTTGCCGTGCCTTGCAGCCAGATCACGCAAGGCGTCATAGGCGGCAAATCCCGGCCCCGCAGCCACCCAGTCGTCGCCCCGGCCTGCCGGCCAGCGCAAGGCCGTGGGCATGGCCAGCGATTCCTCGGCAACGGTCTCGATACCCTGCTCGCTGCATTCGAAAGCCGCCCAGTAAATCTCGTTCATGCGTGCATCCAGCGCCGCCACGACACGCGCTTCGCCGGACTCCAGGAACACGCGCCAGGCCAGCGCCTGCAAGCTGGATACCGGCAACAAGGGTATGTCGAGTCCCAGTGCCAGGCCCTGCGCGATCCCGGCCGCCACCCGCAGCCCGGTAAAGGCACCGGGACCTCGCCCGAAGGCCAGCGCCTCCACATCGGACAAGCGCACACCGGCGTCCTGCAGCAGGCGCTCGGCCTCCTTCAGCACGTCGCGCGAGGGCCGCGGGCCTTCGAGCGACGCCTGTTGCAGCTCGCCCGTCGGCAGCTGCAAGGCCACCGTCGTGATCTCGGTCGACATGTCGAGTCCAAGCACGGTTTGATGGGAATTCGTCTGCATGTTCATCAGGACAACTCGTTCAGGAATCGCAAGGTGGTCGAGGCATCACGGGTAATACTGATATCCGGCAGGCTGTCCAGAAACACCTTGCCATAGGACTTGCCGTAGAGACGATTGTCGCAGATCACCATCACGCCCGTGTCGGTGACATCGCGTATCAGCCGACCGAAGCCCTGCTTCAGGCCGATCACTGCTTGCGGCACCTGGTAATCCATGAAGGGATTGCCGCCCCTGGCGCGCACCGCATCAAGCCGTGCCTGCAGCACCGGATCGCCCGGCATGGCAAACGGCAGCTTGTCGATGATGACCAGGCTGAGCGCGGCGCCGCGCACATCCACGCCCTCCCAGAAACTGCCGGTACCCAGCAACACGGCGTCGCCCGCCTGGCGGAAACGTTCCAGCAAGTGCGCTTTTGGCATGTCGCCCTGTACCAGCAAGGGGTAGTCGATGTGATCCTGCAACAGCCCGGCTGCTTCCCGCAGCGCGCGGTGGCTGGTAAACAGCACGAAGGCCCTGCCCCGCGAAGCACGAATCAGCGGCAAGGCCTGGCGCGCCACGGCACGCGTGAAGCCCGGGTCGCTGGGTGCCGGCAAGCCCTGCGGCACGAACA
Above is a genomic segment from Gammaproteobacteria bacterium containing:
- the phoB gene encoding phosphate regulon transcriptional regulator PhoB; this encodes MSEKIILVVEDEAAIREMVGFSLRKAGFAVSEAAECAEGRQRIAEHLPDLILLDWMLPDISGIEFARSLKRDELTREIPIIMLTARAEEDDKVRGLESGVDDYITKPFSARELVARIKAVLRRVSPEGDADVLAAGKLSMNVASHRVSADGEAVELGPTEFKLLRFFLGHVGRVYSRSQLLDRVWGGNVYVEERTVDVHIRRLRKALTPSGCHEYIQTVRGAGYRFSVE
- the tsaB gene encoding tRNA (adenosine(37)-N6)-threonylcarbamoyltransferase complex dimerization subunit type 1 TsaB, with translation MNMQTNSHQTVLGLDMSTEITTVALQLPTGELQQASLEGPRPSRDVLKEAERLLQDAGVRLSDVEALAFGRGPGAFTGLRVAAGIAQGLALGLDIPLLPVSSLQALAWRVFLESGEARVVAALDARMNEIYWAAFECSEQGIETVAEESLAMPTALRWPAGRGDDWVAAGPGFAAYDALRDLAARHGKGPAMDAIRPDAQHVIACSRFVAAVPVEEGIPVYLRDEVAWKKA
- the phoR gene encoding phosphate regulon sensor histidine kinase PhoR; translated protein: MQESRVRELFRLAGLLLAGLVLGAMYGSALAGLLLALLLYLGWMLFWLFRLEHWLIHDRRAMPPEAAGIWGDVFYQLYRHFRKNRRRKQRIARLIRAFRDSTSAMPDGAVLLNRSWQILWLNDAAARLLGLDPGQDVGQRVANLLRNPLFVRYLVEGDFSRSLELPSPLDDEQQLSLQISAYGDGQRLMLIRDITRLHRLEQVRQQFVANASHELRTPLTVMRGYIEAMQDEPSLQDEWQQPLQEMSRQAERMAQIVEGLLHLSRLETAGEAMENERVAVGELLESLVAQARLLPGAPQDISLELQSDASLRGSRDELFSAFSNLLFNAARYTPEDGKVTVRWSVDAGRGRVDVSDTGIGIAREHLPRLTERFYRVDEGRDRDRGGTGLGLAIVKHVLQRHGAELDIGSTPGKGSRFSCLFPASRVLD